The DNA window TTTTAATGGGAGtgatattgaaatgaaaacGTGCAAAGGTATCAAATCGTGAACCTTGATTAATTTACCCCTCCACTCACGTTTCTTTTACTGAAATCTCAATATAAGCACTATTTAAGCTTAAGACTTTCTCTCGTAGCATTTTCTTAATGTTTTTAGCATAGTATAGTTTATAAGCTCAAAACCACATGGTTTAAAGGCAttgtattaaatacaatttataatgtttaataatgtttttaaagcaCCCACTATTTTTGCCAAGGCCAAATTGATCATTTAATAGATTATCAAGTTCCTGAAGCAATAAATTATAAtgtgattttgtcaaagaataaAACCGGGCACAAGTTAGATACTCTTAGGTTTAATGAAAACTATTATAGTTTGCGTCTAAATTTAATTAGAATGTAATGACTAAAAATGTGTACacatgttaatacatgtacaatgagtTGGCTCATTTGTATCATGGGTTATTTGTCGACAGGTGTACAAATACACACGTTAATACAATGAGTTAGCTCATTTGTTAACATGGGGTATTTGTCGAGACATGAATAATTTAGCGCTTGTATATATGTAGCTCAAATGCCACGGAGTTTTTAAATAAGCAGTAcactaacttttttttattataaaaaacttCTTTCATGTTTTTGAGCGTTCTCTAAAATTACTAGTATCTTATTAACCGGAatgcatctacatgtattataaaacaaactGAGCAGGTTATATTCTTATTGCtatttacatattatattagATGTTGTAcgtacaatttacatgtatttaccctTTGTCAATTAAGATTTTTCTCCAAAGAAGTGGGTCAATACCCCTCCCCCAAaagtgtatatttatataaaaaaaattaggctCCATAAACTTTTGGACAACTAAATTAAGTGAGCGTCTCGGAGAAAGTCATGCAATATTACCAAAATCGTCCACAAGCGTATatcttagatattttaaaaagtgtttaaaactGAAAGATTATCCCATAAAACTccaaattttgaattcaattgCTTGCTGGTGTCGTTCTATTTTTAGCTGTGACCTAATTTGAATAATGGCCCAAATATGGATTAAAACCCAAGAAAAATTATGGAAAACAATGCAGTTTGAAcactaaaaaaagaatataatagAAAATTCCTCACAATtgttttacttatatatatGTTACTTAAAACTCAATTTTTCATAATAccaatttaaattattacaaaCTGCCCATAGAACCATGAAAAAGAGATTTTGAAAACTGGCAGTTTGCCAATTTTGCTAGATGTAtaaaaattaacaactttgaTAGAGGTATAAATATACCTGTAAACGCCTGCATCTTCAAAATTTatcatgattttttaagatGAAGACATAAGTGTATATTTCTCAAAAATCCACTTTTGGACTCTCAAATAATAACACGCAATAATAATATATTGACTGATACATTCCATCAAAATAAGCATATTCTAgcatattattaaatatatttatatttcaaaaaataagttattaaatggattttgaaagaataaactaattcaaaattgattttttcttgtcataaatatttgttatattgaCATTATTGCTCCCCAAAcctgtaaattaatttttggcTGTAAAATAGGATTTGTAAGATTTACCTCCCCTTTGATACAATCTCTAAGCAGAGGAGGTTAAAAAAGTGAAGAGACACCAAATGGAGGTCAcattgaaaacataatttatgaCAATGGGGTGAATGCTAGTTATTTGATCATTATGACCTTATCATTTTCCATCAGAAGGAACCAtgagattattttaatttagctTGACCTATTTGTTCATGAAAATGGATGAAAACGCACTAGGTTTAGCAGCTGAATGTCCTGCTATGTGTAACTTTTATAATGGATCTGGAGGATCTGAATGTGATCTTGCAAACGTTTGTTCTGTTTATGAGTGTGACAGGGATATTATGAATCACTTATACAGTTTACAAAGTGCACAAATTCTAGACAGGTGTGTGTCTAATGCTCATATATGTCCTGAGTACATAGTAATATTGTATCGAAGTGGATATTTCATCATCGATAAGGCAGTGCTTTCTATGAAAATATGCCTGAAGCACCGCGAAGAGTTGGGAGCACGGTGGAAAAGATCAAAGAGAACTTGTTCTTATCCTGGTCATCGGGGTAATATGAAAGCTGACAGAAGGGCCAGTCCAACAATGTGTAAAGAACTCTGGTTAAAAACAAGACAGACTATACCAGTAGGATCAGGTAAGTTATTTTTACAGTCACCTTAATTCAGGACATTGAAAGAgtatgtaatataaaatattatgagAAAATTAGGTAATATCTAGGAGGACCTCTATATCTAGATATAGATGTAATATAGATATGAGGGTCtgtaaagattaaaaatttaacaattgaccTTAACTGTACACgtgcggatccagaaattttttccaaaaggggggggggggggttccaatgAGAGATAGTTTTGTTTTccgggggggggagggggagaggTCTTATTGTGTATTAGTACTTTAGATCACTACAATATGTTTTGCTATAAAAAGTACTTcaagttcaaaataatatgaaaaataaactaaatgaaaataaCTTGTCATATTCAAAACATGTGTCAAACTGTGTTACAATGCACAGTGTACTAATTGAACTTTGATCTTATGTGCAGTATTTACTTGTAGCAATTTGCAAAAGGTGCTCAATGGATCATAAGAAGAATGTGTCCCCATCATACAATGTAGAGTATGTAGAAGAACTAGATAataattttgctatatattattcagttatatacataaatgtaataaactgacaaacatgcatgtatacaattagaaaatgtaaaggaatatattcTAATTATTGAAAGCATTGTAACATGTCGAATGATTCCATCCTATTACATTTTAAGGATTATTTTCATATGTCAAATGTTAAGAACATACATATAAACATGTAGATATGCATGCATGAACAATGGATTTGAAGcttaagaaattttgaaaaatttaaaactgcaTGTGTTGTGATATATTGTGTAATACCAGGTTTGTTAATTATAGATATATATGGAACTTGGGGTTGTCAATGATACATTTTAGCTTTTCATATGggtatcatttttaaagtaattgttaAGAAGaccttattattttactttcagAGTGGTGTAGACAGATTTGTAGAATTCTTCACACAGACAACAGAACAAAATCCAAAAGTCATGGTATcagacacatttttttttaatgaaatttagtGCATTTTCCATATGTTAATGAATTATACCAGATATTCTTTCTCAGTTAATGACTTGATTTTGGATATTCTCATGTGTGCGCATAAAAATGCaagtttatattaaattttaaagctacATCACCCACATTAATGGGACAAAGGATCATTTTTAGGGACAAATTATAAATCAATCTATTTATTTATCTGTAATTTCATCTGTCTGTTAGTTAAACCAAATCtttatacaaaattaagaaatatacaactatttttatgtttagcataaaatcaatCTGAAAAGATTTGCATTATATCTATATAGGTGAACATCTACAGTCCTATTTGATTGACATACAAGTGCCACATGTACCAGCTATAGttgaaaacaaagaaacatcATTTGATATTGATGTACACAGTAAGTTCACAGTTGAATTGAACAGaaacatgtattgcttgtgaaACAGGTACATCAGCATCATTGTTGGTGGTTTCTTAACTCGATCTAGATGCAACTACAGGTATATGTTACTAATATGTAAAGATAAACCAATAACCTTTCCCAATTCTTATCAGAaacagataaataataaaagagtgtatatatatttaaaggtCTTTAGCAATAttgctttgttttaaatggaTATGTGTGTCTTCCCTAAATACAGGTGTACCAAGTTCACAAGACACAGACACAGTGGGTACAGACATGGAGTTTGAAATTCT is part of the Crassostrea angulata isolate pt1a10 chromosome 3, ASM2561291v2, whole genome shotgun sequence genome and encodes:
- the LOC128175703 gene encoding uncharacterized protein LOC128175703 is translated as MKMDENALGLAAECPAMCNFYNGSGGSECDLANVCSVYECDRDIMNHLYSLQSAQILDRCVSNAHICPEYIVILYRSGYFIIDKAVLSMKICLKHREELGARWKRSKRTCSYPGHRGNMKADRRASPTMCKELWLKTRQTIPVGSAICKRCSMDHKKNVSPSYNVEYVEELEWCRQICRILHTDNRTKSKSHGIRHIFF